A DNA window from Hordeum vulgare subsp. vulgare chromosome 1H, MorexV3_pseudomolecules_assembly, whole genome shotgun sequence contains the following coding sequences:
- the LOC123395797 gene encoding protein CHUP1, chloroplastic-like translates to MPAPRRTTSEVPVGTGRKADRAPPLPTYSEKLLHRHEKREKPIKYRKLGRINGRRPSLHHRCRLRVQRPLPVRLLLPLPVNIRFLIKEVEGAAFVNIDGVVSFVKWLDDELSRLVDERAVLKHFEWPEQKADALREAAFGYRDLKKLKGEASSFRDDPRQPCAAALKKMQALFEKLEHGVYDLARVRDGATCRYGRFQIPSEWMRDAGIVGQIAEQPRGGVFLYNGKLLRIGYLCVYATMGLMG, encoded by the exons ATGCCGGCTCCAAGGCGAACGACGTCGGAGGTGCCGGTTGGCACGGGGAGGAAG GCTGACCGTGCTCCACCTCTCCCTACTTACAGCGAAAAACTGTTGCACCGGCACGAAAAAAGAGAGAAACCAATCAAGTACAGAAAATTAGGAAGAATTAACGGCAGACGCCCTAGCCTGCACCATCGCTGTCGCCTCCGCGTCCAACGCCCCCTCcccgtccgcctcctcctccccctccccgtcaACATCCGGTTcctgatcaaggaggtggagggcGCGGCCTTCGTCAACATCGACGGCGTGGTCAGCTTCGTCAAGTGGCTCGACGACGAGCTATCCCGCCTG GTGGACGAACGCGCGGTGCTGAAGCACTTCGAGTGGCCGGAGCAGAAGGCGGACGCGCTCCGGGAGGCGGCGTTCGGGTACCGCGACCTGAAGAAGCTGAAGGGCGAGGCGTCCTCGTTCCGCGACGACCCCCGGCAGCCCTGCGCCGCCGCGCTTAAGAAGATGCAGGCCCTCTTTGAGAA GTTGGAGCACGGCGTGTACGATCTCGCCCGCGTCCGCGACGGCGCCACCTGCAGGTATGGCCGGTTCCAGATCCCGTCGGAGTGGATGCGCGACGCCGGGATCGTCGGCCAG ATTGCCGAGCAACCCCGTGGTGGGGTGTTTCTGTATAATGGGAAGCTTCTAAGGATTGGATATCTGTGCGTATATGCTACAATGGGCCTCATGGGGTAA